In Lachnospiraceae bacterium, one DNA window encodes the following:
- a CDS encoding OFA family MFS transporter has product MEMKKQKNRWIMLFCICCNTFCFGGVYAWSAFSGELANYMGWDYSKVTVAYSIMLMCVALMGLVGGMLLQRFGARKLMIAAGIMWGLGWFATGMAGSIIMLYASFGILAGCASGFGYNPGVVTAVSWFPDKKGFASGMAVGTCGMASLIVAPLANFLLTRFNVMTAFRLVGGMFLVVSLATSWYIDGPPAGWKPEGYTPAAAQAAREGKTWREMLKDPRCYLLWATLLCASVAGLMLIGHASRIGQEVAGITAAQAALLVGIMAVANFVGRLALGSLSDVLGRHKVVIGVMLLCALDMVFLSSVSTFPAFVAAIVITGVCFGGTLATFSALSSDTFGAKYNGINYSIIFTGYGIASIVGPNVATAIKSSTGNYSGAFIFAAVCSILAAALCFGAKQLNKKMG; this is encoded by the coding sequence ATGGAAATGAAAAAGCAAAAAAATCGCTGGATCATGCTTTTTTGCATTTGCTGCAACACCTTTTGTTTCGGAGGCGTATATGCATGGAGTGCATTTTCCGGTGAACTGGCAAATTACATGGGCTGGGATTACAGCAAGGTAACAGTAGCTTATTCCATTATGCTTATGTGTGTGGCTTTAATGGGACTGGTAGGAGGAATGCTGCTGCAGCGTTTCGGAGCCAGAAAGCTGATGATCGCAGCCGGTATTATGTGGGGACTTGGCTGGTTTGCAACAGGAATGGCAGGAAGTATCATTATGCTGTATGCAAGCTTCGGTATCCTTGCAGGCTGTGCCTCCGGATTTGGCTATAATCCAGGTGTTGTAACAGCTGTCAGCTGGTTTCCGGACAAAAAGGGATTTGCTTCCGGAATGGCAGTGGGAACCTGCGGAATGGCATCCCTGATCGTTGCACCGTTAGCTAATTTCTTACTGACCCGGTTTAATGTAATGACAGCGTTTCGCCTGGTAGGCGGAATGTTCTTAGTTGTTTCACTGGCAACATCCTGGTACATAGACGGTCCGCCGGCCGGTTGGAAACCGGAAGGATATACACCGGCAGCAGCCCAGGCTGCAAGGGAAGGAAAAACATGGCGGGAAATGTTAAAGGATCCAAGATGTTATCTTTTATGGGCAACACTTTTATGTGCTTCTGTAGCAGGTCTGATGCTCATCGGACATGCCTCCAGGATCGGCCAGGAAGTGGCAGGTATCACAGCGGCACAGGCAGCACTTTTAGTGGGTATCATGGCAGTTGCCAACTTTGTGGGCAGACTGGCTCTTGGTTCCCTTTCCGATGTTCTTGGGCGTCATAAAGTAGTAATAGGGGTTATGCTTTTATGTGCTCTGGACATGGTATTTTTATCCAGTGTATCTACATTCCCGGCTTTTGTGGCAGCGATCGTTATCACCGGCGTATGCTTTGGTGGAACATTAGCTACATTCTCAGCCTTAAGCTCTGATACATTTGGAGCAAAATACAATGGTATCAATTACAGCATTATTTTTACCGGATACGGCATTGCTTCTATTGTAGGACCAAATGTGGCAACAGCCATTAAGTCATCTACAGGAAATTATTCCGGTGCATTTATTTTTGCTGCAGTATGCAGTATTCTGGCAGCGGCATTATGTTTTGGAGCAAAACAGTTAAACAAAAAAATGGGGTAA
- a CDS encoding acyl-CoA dehydrogenase family protein gives MSNKYGLTEDQLSIQEMAKKFADEVVAETVTDLDARHAFPEEEVKQCAEMGFLGICAPEEYGGAGMDHLSNVLVIEQIARHSASLASIIDAHASLGSTPIAIAGTDEQKRKFLTPAAMGEGLCAFALTEPQSGSDAGQIRTKAVLEGDEWVINGSKAFITNSPYAATFLVAAKTDMEAKGSRGISVFIVPAGTPGLEVGKPEQKMSNRSSYSCPLTFTDVRIPKENLLGELNRGFPLFMKCVDDGRVAISAVAVGMAQGVLERAAKYSKERVTFGKPICENQAIAFKLAEMATEIDVARAMLYNTARMSDNGLPFSKEATMTKMFCSEMCVRVCDMGLQIMGGYGLCDEYQVERMYRDAKLLTIGEGTSEICRMVVGRFVLKEY, from the coding sequence ATGAGCAACAAATATGGATTAACAGAGGACCAGTTAAGTATTCAGGAGATGGCGAAAAAATTCGCAGATGAAGTAGTTGCTGAAACAGTTACAGATTTAGATGCACGTCACGCATTTCCGGAGGAAGAGGTAAAACAGTGTGCGGAAATGGGATTTTTAGGAATCTGCGCACCAGAAGAATACGGCGGTGCAGGAATGGATCACTTAAGCAATGTTCTTGTTATTGAGCAGATCGCAAGACATTCTGCATCTTTAGCTTCTATTATCGATGCTCATGCATCTTTAGGAAGCACTCCTATTGCTATTGCAGGTACCGATGAGCAGAAACGTAAATTCCTTACTCCTGCAGCTATGGGTGAAGGCTTATGTGCATTTGCACTGACAGAGCCTCAGTCCGGTTCTGATGCAGGACAGATCCGTACCAAGGCTGTTTTAGAAGGCGATGAGTGGGTCATCAACGGAAGCAAGGCTTTTATCACAAACAGCCCATATGCAGCTACCTTCTTAGTAGCAGCAAAGACTGATATGGAAGCAAAAGGAAGCAGAGGTATTTCCGTATTTATCGTGCCAGCAGGAACTCCTGGTCTGGAGGTTGGAAAGCCAGAGCAGAAGATGAGCAATAGAAGCTCCTATTCATGCCCACTGACCTTTACAGATGTCCGTATTCCAAAAGAGAATCTGTTAGGTGAATTAAACAGAGGCTTCCCACTGTTTATGAAGTGCGTAGATGATGGCCGTGTAGCAATTTCCGCAGTAGCAGTTGGTATGGCACAGGGCGTTTTAGAGCGTGCAGCTAAATACTCCAAGGAAAGAGTTACTTTTGGAAAGCCAATCTGCGAAAACCAGGCGATCGCATTCAAATTAGCAGAAATGGCAACAGAGATCGATGTAGCCCGTGCAATGCTTTACAATACAGCACGTATGAGTGACAACGGACTTCCATTCAGCAAAGAAGCAACCATGACAAAGATGTTCTGTTCTGAAATGTGTGTACGTGTATGTGATATGGGTCTTCAGATCATGGGCGGATATGGCCTTTGTGACGAATATCAGGTAGAGCGTATGTACCGCGACGCAAAGCTTTTAACCATCGGTGAAGGAACTTCTGAGATCTGCCGTATGGTAGTTGGAAGATTTGTATTAAAAGAGTATTAA
- a CDS encoding SDR family oxidoreductase: MHYEHHRYVGKVCVVTGAANGLGLNLVNRLVEEGALVGALDLEQDTLDKEFGDKKDKVFTVPCDVSSKANVDAAIAAVIEHFGHIDALFNIAGVIGRQSLLDSTEEQWRKVIDINLNGTFFVSQAVLRHMVDKGIKGVVVNTSSVASLIVSPNTGAYSASKGGVTMFTKFAALEMAKYGIRVCAFGPGTHATRLTEGTRLNPERCEMFLRNIPMGRFGEPDEATSVALFLGSDEASYCTGQTWIEDGGNSLF; encoded by the coding sequence ATGCATTATGAACATCATCGCTACGTAGGTAAAGTTTGTGTGGTAACAGGGGCTGCCAACGGCTTGGGGTTAAATCTGGTAAACAGATTAGTAGAAGAAGGTGCTTTAGTAGGTGCTCTGGATCTGGAGCAGGATACACTGGACAAGGAATTTGGGGATAAGAAAGACAAAGTGTTTACAGTTCCATGTGATGTATCATCCAAGGCAAATGTTGACGCAGCTATCGCAGCTGTGATCGAGCATTTTGGGCACATTGACGCTCTGTTTAATATTGCAGGTGTGATCGGACGCCAGTCTCTGTTAGACAGCACCGAAGAGCAGTGGCGCAAAGTCATTGATATCAACTTAAATGGTACATTCTTTGTATCTCAGGCAGTATTAAGACACATGGTAGATAAGGGAATTAAGGGAGTTGTGGTAAATACCAGTTCCGTAGCATCCCTGATCGTTTCTCCAAATACAGGTGCTTACTCCGCAAGTAAAGGCGGCGTTACCATGTTCACCAAATTCGCAGCTTTGGAAATGGCAAAATATGGAATCCGCGTTTGTGCATTCGGACCAGGAACCCATGCAACCAGACTGACAGAGGGAACCAGATTAAATCCTGAAAGATGTGAAATGTTCTTAAGAAACATTCCTATGGGACGTTTTGGTGAGCCGGATGAGGCAACTTCCGTAGCATTATTCTTAGGCTCTGATGAAGCTTCCTACTGTACAGGTCAGACCTGGATCGAAGACGGCGGAAACAGCTTATTCTAA
- a CDS encoding acetyl-CoA hydrolase/transferase family protein: protein MDWREKYKDKMTTAAEAVSHVKSGEKIIFADWIGEPPALVDALVARYKELENVIIIHGMSPGPNEYLEEKYEGHFHHISLFIGPKSRPAYHAGRVDYLGGTNFHNWPDMFAKNPDLNPHWAFIQVTPPNEDGMCSFGNTCCFTEPAARTADRIIAQVNPDLPFVEGRMFELAKADYIVEQTAPLYIIGRAEPNEKIQKIADYCASLVEDGATIQLGIGMLPDAIARNLMDKKDLGVHSETLTEAMMELVKAGVITNKRKTLNPGICIGAQAAGSEEFYKFIDHNPMFQMQPVDYVNDPYVIGQNYKQTSINGCLEVDLQGQVNSETVNGRQYSGIGGQLDHVRGAQISEGGKSIIALNSTAKNDTISKIVPYFQPGNITTVPRYDVDYIVTEYGIAPLRYKTVRQRAENLIAIAHPKFRDELLAKAKEMGLIPLKG, encoded by the coding sequence ATGGATTGGCGCGAAAAATATAAAGATAAAATGACCACTGCAGCAGAAGCAGTCAGCCATGTTAAATCCGGAGAAAAAATCATATTTGCTGACTGGATCGGAGAACCGCCTGCATTGGTAGATGCACTGGTTGCACGTTATAAAGAACTGGAAAATGTAATCATTATCCACGGTATGAGTCCGGGACCAAATGAATATCTGGAAGAGAAATACGAAGGACATTTCCACCATATTTCCCTTTTCATCGGACCAAAATCAAGACCGGCTTATCATGCAGGAAGAGTAGATTATCTGGGAGGAACCAATTTCCACAACTGGCCGGATATGTTTGCAAAAAATCCTGATTTAAATCCACACTGGGCATTTATCCAGGTAACACCTCCAAATGAAGATGGTATGTGCAGCTTTGGAAATACCTGCTGCTTTACAGAACCGGCAGCAAGAACCGCAGACCGCATCATTGCCCAGGTCAATCCGGATCTGCCTTTCGTAGAAGGAAGAATGTTTGAACTGGCAAAGGCAGATTACATTGTAGAGCAGACAGCGCCTTTATACATCATCGGCAGGGCAGAGCCAAATGAAAAGATCCAGAAGATCGCAGATTACTGCGCAAGCCTGGTTGAAGACGGCGCAACCATTCAGTTAGGTATTGGAATGCTTCCAGATGCGATTGCCCGCAACCTGATGGACAAAAAGGATCTGGGTGTCCATTCTGAGACATTGACAGAGGCCATGATGGAGCTGGTAAAAGCAGGAGTTATCACCAACAAGAGAAAGACCTTAAATCCTGGTATCTGTATTGGAGCACAGGCAGCAGGAAGCGAAGAATTTTATAAATTCATTGATCATAACCCAATGTTCCAGATGCAGCCGGTTGATTATGTAAATGATCCATATGTCATCGGTCAGAACTACAAGCAGACATCTATTAACGGCTGTCTGGAAGTAGATCTTCAGGGACAGGTCAATTCCGAAACAGTAAATGGAAGACAGTACAGCGGCATCGGCGGCCAGTTAGACCATGTGCGTGGTGCACAGATCAGTGAAGGCGGAAAATCCATTATCGCACTGAATTCTACAGCAAAGAATGACACCATTTCCAAGATCGTACCATATTTCCAGCCTGGAAATATTACAACGGTTCCAAGATATGATGTAGACTATATTGTAACAGAATATGGTATTGCTCCACTGCGTTATAAGACCGTAAGACAGAGAGCAGAAAATCTGATCGCGATTGCTCATCCGAAATTCAGGGATGAACTTCTTGCAAAAGCAAAAGAAATGGGTCTGATCCCTCTGAAAGGTTAA
- a CDS encoding acyl--CoA ligase, translating to MKGYRDDRIRELEALYPFWQEKTIWGFFEETAERFPDQDFIVSPGERFTYKETKEKVLQVAKGLAAIGVKPGEHVAMQIENCPEQVFVALAVNAIGAVKVPVNISLSARELGFVLEQSQSQYLITGCHIDLEKNETALKLVVTLPQADCHMSVSTKEWADFLAAGKGEILSLRRGSEYAHDPSDIIYTSGSTKAPKGVVLTHDMLMRSAYASCLNRGFEKGRRIFIPLPMFHVYGYVEGMLAAILVGGAVLFRRGKFAAEPVLQFMKAEGANDILSVPAQMMSLISYLKENFVELPELHAVYCSAAVCPSWVWPSIRKYLGVSDVITGYGMTEVCGASMQTAPDDGDEILESRVGKLLPGGCSGEKAYGGHQIAYRVADQKTGEDCRPGEVGELWCKGSVVMKCYFNREEANRRVFTEDGWFKTGDCGYFDENGYLVLAGRVDDMYKINGENVSPKFLEDVFGNCPQISSAAVVGVPDEKHGYVGAAFIQLHEDTKENREKVENYSKEHLAKFQVPKYFFYLKNGDWPRTSTGKVQKFRLKEMAGKLTETIK from the coding sequence ATGAAAGGATACAGGGATGACCGGATCAGAGAGCTTGAAGCGCTATATCCTTTCTGGCAGGAAAAAACCATATGGGGCTTTTTTGAGGAGACAGCAGAGCGTTTCCCGGATCAGGACTTTATTGTAAGTCCCGGAGAGCGGTTCACCTATAAAGAAACAAAGGAAAAAGTCCTTCAGGTGGCAAAAGGGCTGGCAGCCATAGGTGTAAAGCCTGGTGAACATGTGGCTATGCAGATTGAAAACTGCCCGGAACAGGTATTTGTAGCTCTGGCAGTCAATGCCATAGGCGCGGTAAAGGTACCTGTAAACATTTCCCTTTCTGCCAGAGAACTGGGGTTTGTACTGGAACAGTCCCAGTCTCAGTATCTGATCACAGGTTGTCATATTGATCTTGAAAAAAACGAGACAGCTTTAAAATTAGTTGTCACATTGCCTCAGGCAGACTGTCATATGAGTGTATCTACGAAAGAATGGGCTGATTTCCTTGCAGCAGGAAAAGGAGAGATCCTTTCCCTGCGAAGGGGATCTGAATACGCTCATGATCCGTCAGATATCATTTATACATCAGGAAGCACGAAGGCACCAAAAGGTGTGGTACTTACCCATGATATGCTGATGAGAAGTGCCTATGCCAGCTGTTTAAACAGAGGATTTGAGAAGGGGCGGCGTATTTTCATCCCCCTTCCCATGTTTCATGTTTATGGATATGTAGAAGGGATGCTGGCAGCCATACTGGTGGGAGGAGCTGTGTTATTCCGCCGTGGTAAATTTGCAGCGGAGCCTGTTTTACAGTTTATGAAAGCTGAAGGTGCAAATGACATCTTAAGCGTTCCGGCACAGATGATGTCACTGATCAGTTATCTGAAAGAAAATTTTGTAGAGCTTCCGGAGCTTCATGCAGTGTACTGTTCTGCAGCTGTATGTCCTTCCTGGGTATGGCCGTCCATCAGAAAATACCTTGGTGTATCTGATGTGATCACCGGATATGGGATGACAGAAGTATGCGGGGCATCCATGCAGACTGCCCCTGATGACGGGGATGAGATCCTTGAAAGCAGAGTTGGGAAACTGCTTCCTGGCGGCTGCAGCGGGGAAAAGGCTTATGGCGGACATCAGATCGCTTACCGTGTAGCAGACCAGAAAACGGGAGAAGACTGCAGACCAGGGGAAGTTGGGGAACTCTGGTGTAAGGGAAGCGTAGTAATGAAATGCTACTTTAACCGGGAGGAAGCAAACAGGCGGGTCTTTACTGAAGATGGCTGGTTCAAGACCGGAGACTGCGGCTACTTTGATGAAAATGGATATCTTGTTTTAGCCGGCCGTGTAGACGATATGTATAAGATAAACGGGGAAAATGTATCTCCTAAGTTTTTGGAAGATGTGTTTGGAAACTGTCCCCAGATCAGCAGTGCTGCTGTTGTGGGAGTTCCGGATGAGAAACATGGTTATGTGGGAGCTGCATTTATCCAGTTACATGAGGACACAAAGGAAAACAGGGAAAAGGTAGAAAACTATAGCAAAGAGCACCTGGCAAAATTCCAGGTACCTAAATATTTCTTTTATTTAAAAAATGGGGACTGGCCCCGTACATCTACGGGAAAAGTACAGAAATTCCGGTTAAAGGAAATGGCTGGAAAATTAACAGAAACAATCAAATAA